From the Ciona intestinalis chromosome 2, KH, whole genome shotgun sequence genome, one window contains:
- the LOC100179098 gene encoding dnaJ homolog subfamily C member 5 isoform X2 yields the protein MSNEPQPQGGAGVQRKLSRKGESLYHVLDLEKGASPDEIKKKYRRLALKYHPDKNPNNPEATEKFKEINNANKILQDEKKKEIYDQYGSLGLYIADQIGEDNLRTYFAFQSPLAKCLSIFCCLATGCCFCCCCCCFCFNCCCGACKPELDEEFDIPPEDLEAEKKTQYQTTTTSEPVQNQPISLSME from the exons atgTCAAATGAACCTCAACCTCAAGGGGGCGCTGGAGTGCAAAGAAAGTTGTCGCGTAAAGGTGAATCACTGTACCATGTGTTGGATCTAGAAAAAGGAGCCTCACCcgatgaaataaaaaagaaatacag GCGACTTGCTCTTAAATATCACCCGGACAAAAATCCAAACAATCCTGAAGCGACAGAAAAGTTCAAAGAAATCAACAatgcaaataaaattttacaagaTGAAAAGAAGAAGGAAATTTATGACCAGTATGGCTCTCTTGGTTTGTACATTGCTGATCAAATAGGAGAAGACAACCTGAGGACTTATTTTGCTTTTCAATCTCCATTGGCCAag tgCTTGTCCATATTCTGTTGCTTGGCCACTGGTTGTTGCTtctgttgctgttgttgttgcttctGCTTCAACTGCTGCTGTGGAGCTTGTAAACCAGAACTGGACGAAGAGTTTGATATTCCACCTGAGGATTTAGAAGCAG AAAAGAAAACACAATATCAAACAACTACCACATCTGAACCAGTACAGAATCAGCCTATCAGTTTATCAATGGAGTAA
- the LOC100179098 gene encoding dnaJ homolog subfamily C member 5 isoform X1 yields the protein MSNEPQPQGGAGVQRKLSRKGESLYHVLDLEKGASPDEIKKKYRRLALKYHPDKNPNNPEATEKFKEINNANKILQDEKKKEIYDQYGSLGLYIADQIGEDNLRTYFAFQSPLAKCLSIFCCLATGCCFCCCCCCFCFNCCCGACKPELDEEFDIPPEDLEADGDDEDNSTVTAQPLGASPPSGTSLGESTNEKVPLTSAPQPQAYQTNTP from the exons atgTCAAATGAACCTCAACCTCAAGGGGGCGCTGGAGTGCAAAGAAAGTTGTCGCGTAAAGGTGAATCACTGTACCATGTGTTGGATCTAGAAAAAGGAGCCTCACCcgatgaaataaaaaagaaatacag GCGACTTGCTCTTAAATATCACCCGGACAAAAATCCAAACAATCCTGAAGCGACAGAAAAGTTCAAAGAAATCAACAatgcaaataaaattttacaagaTGAAAAGAAGAAGGAAATTTATGACCAGTATGGCTCTCTTGGTTTGTACATTGCTGATCAAATAGGAGAAGACAACCTGAGGACTTATTTTGCTTTTCAATCTCCATTGGCCAag tgCTTGTCCATATTCTGTTGCTTGGCCACTGGTTGTTGCTtctgttgctgttgttgttgcttctGCTTCAACTGCTGCTGTGGAGCTTGTAAACCAGAACTGGACGAAGAGTTTGATATTCCACCTGAGGATTTAGAAGCAG ATGGTGATGATGAGGATAATTCTACAGTGACTGCCCAGCCCTTGGGCGCATCACCTCCATCAGGTACATCTCTCGGCGAATCAACCAATGAGAAGGTCCCATTAACCTCTGCACCCCAACCACAAGCTTACCAAACAAACACGCCATAA
- the LOC100176776 gene encoding uncharacterized protein LOC100176776, whose amino-acid sequence MFNRHNCALISKVRTTRSCAFLKQCSKNKLTTPANVLYCFTKRNYTDEVDLAKLAAERFGSGEATIFSKIIDKTIPANIVYEDDQCLAFHDVNPQAPVHVLVIPKFPIPQLSKSTDQDKQLLGHLLSTARDVAELLKLEKGYRVVINDGVDGAQSVYHLHIHILGGCQMQWPPG is encoded by the exons ATGTTCAATAGACATAACTGTGCACTTATATCTAAAGTACGTACGACCAGAAGCTGTGCTTTCCTAAAACAGtgtagtaaaaataaacttaccaCTCCAGCAAACGTGTTATACTGTTTTACAAAG CGCAACTACACCGATGAGGTCGATTTGGCCAAACTTGCTGCGGAGAGGTTTGGAAGTGGAGAAGCCACAATATTTAGTAAAATCATTGACAAAACAATTCCTGCTAATATTGTGTATGAGGACGATCAG TGTTTAGCCTTTCATGATGTCAACCCACAAGCTCCAGTTCATGTTCTTGTCATTCCTAAGTTTCCGATTCCACAACTGAGCAAATCGACAGATCAAGATAAACAACTACTCG GACATTTACTAAGCACTGCACGAGACGTGGCTGAGTTGTTAAAGTTGGAAAAAGGATATAGAGTTGTGATAAATGATGGGGTGGATGGCGCACAATCGGTTTATCATTTGCACATTCACATACTTGGTGGATGTCAGATGCAATGGCCACCTGGTTGA
- the LOC100181434 gene encoding tubby protein homolog (stop codon completed by the addition of 3' A residues to the mRNA The sequence of the model RefSeq protein was modified relative to this genomic sequence to represent the inferred CDS: added 1 base not found in genome assembly): protein MYAGLERKTATDRWSNQAPGSVIDNEEEVSRQMSNMSFRSIRDKKIEQQKEREEQKQRRKKQDSIMMVATNQPRVGSGGKSRPSTASKRDESLPLVESLNTNNKYNPRAEAAYDNPSLEEDNHSTYSRATTITMDNSSESIPHRKTGTELKMEKLGMGQSADFDVDSEEEETDSGMVAIGPRPQTAKSNSASKEGGRRPSHVYQLSPPLHKFAGGHSVFENSYSEISHTTSPRFTDSILSETSEELSRKFFGAVLNPDEPQMHPNLPGSPTNPSPNMGFPSRLKQRDTDVRPGSSASKYNIPGMDLDDLESFCMKPAPQGYTIKCRISRDNKGIDRHSYPTYYLHYERDDGKKIFILAGRKRKRSKTSNYLISVDATDLSRDGESYIGKLRSNIMGTKFTVYDHGIKLGKPGINIDRDNLREELVAVCYETNVLGFKGPRKMTVIIPGMNISHERVKFKPNHERETILSRWQNRNMENLIELSNKTPVWNEETQSYVLNFRGRVTQASVKNFQIVHQSDPEYIVMQFGRVEDNVFTVDYNYPMNAVQAFAIALSSFDSKLACE from the exons ATGTATGCTGGTCTTGAAAG AAAAACTGCCACTGACCGTTGGTCTAACCAAGCTCCGGGAAG tGTGATTGACAATGAAGAAGAAGTATCAAGGCAGATGTCCAACATGAGCTTCAGGAGCATAAGAGATAAAAAGATCGAACAACAG AAAGAGAGAGAGGAGCAGAAACAGAGGAGGAAAAAACAAGATTCAATCATGATGGTTGCCACCAACCAACCTCGAGTTGGTTCTGGTGGAAAATCTCGACCATCAACAGCAAGCAAACGAGATGAGTCACTGCCATTGGTGGAGAGCCTTAACACCAACAACAAGTATAATCCAAGAGCAGAAG CTGCATATGATAACCCTAGCTTGGAAGAAGATAACCATTCAACTTATTCAAGAGCAACAACAATTACAATGGATAACTCATCGGAAAGTATTCCACATAGAAAAACCGGCACTGAATTAAAGATGGAAAAATTAG GGATGGGACAAAGTGCGGACTTTGATGTTGATTCTGAAGAGGAAGAAACAGATTCAGGAATGGTTGCGATAGGTCCTCGACCACAAACAGCAAAATCGAATTCTGCATCAAAAGag GGTGGAAGACGGCCTAGCCATGTATATCAACTCTCACCACCACTGCACAAGTTTGCGGGTGGCCACAGTGTCTTTGAAAATAGCTACTCAGAGATATCCCATACCACCTCCCCACGTTTTACCGACTCTATTTTGTCCGAAACGTCTGAAGAATTGAGCCGCAAATTTTTCGGGGCGGTTTTAAACCCAGATGAGCCCCAAATGCACCCTAACCTGCCTGGTAGCCCCACCAACCCCAGCCCCAATATGGGATTTCCCTCCAGACTAAAACAGCGC GACACTGACGTTCGACCTGGCAGCAGTGCATCGAAATACAACATCCCCGGTATGGACTTGGACGACTTAGAAAGCTTCTGTATGAAACCAGCACCCCAG gggTACACGATAAAATGCAGGATATCACGTGACAACAAGGGCATCGACCGACACTCCTACCCAACATATTACCTTCATTATGAACGGGACGATGGAAAAAAG attttcaTACTAGCGGGCAGGAAGCGAAAACGAAGCAAAACTTCAAATTATTTGATTTCCGTTGACGCCACCGACTTATCTAGAGACGGGGAATCATATATTG GTAAATTACGCTCCAATATCATGGGAACCAAATTCACGGTGTACGACCACGGTATAAAGCTGGGGAAACCTGGAATCAACATCGACAGAGATAATCTACGGGAAGAACTTGTCGCCGTATGCTATGAGACCAACGTGTTAGGTTTCAAG GGTCCGCGTAAGATGACGGTCATTATACCTGGGATGAACATTTCTCATGAGAGAGTCAAATTCAAACCGAACCAT GAAAGAGAGACTATATTATCAAGGTGGCAAAACCGAAACATGGAGAACCTGATCGAGCTTTCCAACAAGACCCCTGTTTGGAACGAAG AAACCCAATCTTACGTTCTCAACTTCCGTGGTCGAGTTACACAAGCTTCAGTGAAAAACTTTCAAATAGTTCATCAGAGCGATC CTGAATACATAGTGATGCAGTTCGGACGTGTCGAGGACAATGTATTCACCGTAGATTACAATTACCCAATGAATGCAGTGCAAGCATTTGCTATTGCTCTCTCCAGTTTCGACTCAAAACTCGCCTGCGAATA
- the LOC113475784 gene encoding uncharacterized protein LOC113475784 → MDKELDSDQLEEIKSTSPAMDSSLPLDERQKSPAGQIEEGQTSEKPFLQQTETSTAIKTANGLLTAPPTDDIRTDEVWWILIRLKRILSRMQSRFLSRNTGRSNNPCQSISNLEAATSASNNLENQSTSSLSNLASSQEPEEDPVLANMQDWHVISDLCQELDVIVSRGRRHMQQHSLAIPAKRKLTEFTFLAASNLSRAILSTDSPLSSLLQSIDDIINEYKTVARKEGLAPPTTVRQAQYRSFV, encoded by the exons ATGGACAAGGAGTTAGATAGTGATCAACTTGAGGAGATAAAAAGTACTTCTCCAGCCATGGACAGTTCACTACCACTCGATGAAAG ACAGAAGTCTCCAGCGGGCCAGATAGAGGAAGGTCAAACCAGTGAAAAACCCTTTCTGCAACAAACTGAAACTTCAACAGCAATAAAAACCGCCAATGGGTTGCTTACTGCGCCCCCCACCGACGATATCCGCACCGATGAAGTCTGGTGGATTCTTATTCGTCTCAAACGAATCCTCTCTCGAATGCAAAGTCGCTTTCTTTCTCGTAATACCGGTCGTTCGAACAACCCCTGTCAATCCATCTCCAACCTCGAAGCAGCGACCTCTGCTAGCAACAACTTGGAAAATCAGTCCACTAGTTCATTGAGCAACCTGGCCTCTTCTCAGGAACCGGAAGAGGACCCTGTCCTTGCCAACATGCAGGACTGGCATGTTATTTCTGATCTCTGCCAGGAGCTTGACGTCATCGTGTCACGTGGTCGGCGTCACATGCAGCAACACAGCCTTGCTATACCAGCAAAGAGAAAGCTGACCGAGTTCACTTTTCTCGCGGCTTCGAACCTTTCCCGGGCCATCTTATCCACGGATTCCCCATTATCCAGCTTATTACAGTCGATAGATGATATTATAAACGAGTATAAGACAGTTGCGAGAAAGGAAGGCCTGGCACCACCAACCACGGTGAGACAGGCACAGTATAGgtcatttgtttaa
- the LOC100177255 gene encoding uncharacterized protein LOC100177255 has product MKRDNHFTPIPYDYLGPLIMLIFSVSFLAFCYMCLKICNYYIKHSEENWAKQRSFSYGEVENHRFQFCPSVFGCCQGEESGSLLSQQQRFYASTVSLGRSASPESQESQLTFVARTRDRIRFLSFSEETRKGSSRKTRLSSLPAISLPPQRPSLSSSQPPEVIEELDE; this is encoded by the exons ATGAAGAGAGACAATCATTTCACTCCAATACCCTACGATTACCTTGGCCCGTTGATTATGCTCATCTTTTCGGTATCTTTTCTTGCCTTTTGTTACATGTGTTTGAAAATTTGTAATTACTACATTAAACATTCTGAAGAAAATTGGGCCAAGCAAAGGAGTTTTTCTTACGGGGAAGTGGAAAATCATCGTTTTCAATTTTGTCCATCAGTGTTTGGTTGCTG TCAAGGCGAAGAAAGTGGATCCCTTCTATCGCAGCAACAACGCTTCTACGCCTCCACTGTATCCTTGGGAAGAAGCGCAAGTCCTGAGAGTCAAGAATCCCAACTCACTTTTGTTGCAAGGACTCGAGATCGAATTCGCTTTCTGAGTTTCAGCGAAGAAACCCGAAAAGGAAGCAGCAGAAAGACGAGACTCTCCTCACTTCCTGCAATCAGTCTGCCACCGCAGCGTCCTTCCCTTAGCTCATCTCAACCACCTGAGGTGATAGAAGAACTAGACGAATAG
- the LOC100186168 gene encoding ras-related protein Rab-26-like — MNGKVNIRKTRLSSSISSEFDSIFKVMVVGDSGVGKTCLLVRYKDGTFLGGNFISTVGIDFKNKTLVIEGKKIKLQIWDTAGQERFRSMTHSFFRDCSAILLVYDICNLQSFTNVTNWISDVKQYASPDVTLVLIGNKCDCTTSERKVKLQEGARLAKSYDIVFLETSAKTGVNVDLAFDAVARELHKKSLTPADYIGRDMSASQSFNLKQYVQSEKERTTCC, encoded by the exons ATGAATGGAAAAGTTAACATTCGTAAGACTCGACTGTCGTCGTCAATATCTTCTGAGTTTGATTCCATATTTAAG GTAATGGTGGTTGGTGACTCAGGGGTgggaaaaacatgtttactgGTCAGGTacaaagatgggacatttcttggtggaaattttatttctaccgtgggaattgattttaaaaataaaactctgGTGATTGAGGGGAAGAAAATTAAACTGCAGATATGGGATACAGCAG GTCAGGAACGGTTCAGAAGCATGACACATAGCTTTTTCCGTGACTGCTCTGCTATTTTACTTGTCTATGATATTTGCAACCTGCAGTCTTTTACCAATGTTACTAATTGGATTTCTGACGTAAAGCAGTATGCTTCGCCAGATGTTACCTTGGTGTTAATTGGTAATAAATGTGACTGCACCACCAGTGAACGAAAG gtaaaattaCAAGAAGGTGCAAGATTAGCCAAGAGTTATGATATTGTGTTTTTGGAAACAAGTGCCAAGACTGGTGTGAATGTGGATTTGGCATTTGATGCAGTTGCACGGGAACTGCACAAGAAATCTCTTACCCCAGCAGATTATATTGGCCGTGACATGTCAGCAAGCCAGTCATTTAATCTGAAGCAGTACGTTCAGTCTGAAAAAGAGAGAACGACTTGCTGTTAA